GTGACCACGCGGTCCATCACGGTCTTGACGGCCAGCGTGCCGAGCGTGGCGACGAGGGCGCCGCCCACGCCGCCGCCCTTGCCGGACTTCTGGGCCTTGATCAGGGCCTTCTGGTGCTTGGCGGGGCTGGCGGCGTCCACGTAGATCTTCTTGCTGCGCTTGAACTGGCGGCCCACGACCATGCCGATCACGGCGCCCACGGCGGACGCGCCGCCCAGCATCTTCAGGGGGTCTTTCTGCAGGTTGACCTGCAGGCTGGCCTGCTGGGTCAGGGCGTCCACGCTGTTCTTGAGGCGTTCGCGGGCTTCCTCGCGTTCCGTCAGGTACTCGGCCATCAGGACTGTCCTCCTTTTTTCATGTCGTCCCGGAAGGTCGGGGCGGTGCTGACGGGAATGCCGGGGGCGTCCTTGAGCACGACGGGTTCCTGCAGGTTGGGGTCGTGGGCGTGGTGCTCGTCGCCGCGGTGGCCCTTGCCGACCTCGCTGCCGTCGATCTGCTTGTTCAGGCCGCTGCCGTAGTTGGCGGGTTCACCGCCGGGTTTGCTCTCGTACACGGGAACGGTGGTCTCGCCGCCCTCGATGCGGACGGTGGCGGTGCCGCCGCCCTCGCGGGTCACGCGGTTCTCGCCGGCGGCGTACTGGCCGGCGTCACGGCCGATCTCGACGCGGGGGCCGCTGGAGTTGTGGGCGTCGCGTTCGGTGTTGCTGCCGGTGGCGGGGCGGGAGGCGGCGCTGCCCACAGGCCGGGTGTCGGTCTGTTCGGCGCGGTCACCCAGGTCGTCGGGGCGGCGGTAGCGGGGTTCATCCATGCGGACCTCTGCACCCAGTTTGCGGATGCCGATGAAGATCAGCGCGCCGGTCACAGCGAAGCTGAGCAGGGCGATGATCAGCGCGGCGGCCCAGGCGCCCAGGCCCAGGCGCATCAGACCGTAGAACACGGCCAGGATGATGAACACCAGTCCCAGGATCAGCGGGCCGGTCGCGGCCAGCAGCAGCACCGCGCCGATGCCCTTGGCCTTGGCGATCTGGCCGGCCTTGCGGGCGACGGCGTTGATCTCGGATTTCACGAGGGTCAGGCCGGCGTCGAAGACGTCCACCAGCGCTCCTCCCATACTCTTGCGTTCTTCCATGCGTTCCTCCGGGGACCCTCACGAAACCGTGAACGGCGGGTCTCAATGTTCATCAGCATAATGAACCCTGTGCCGCCTTCTGCCCAGAGCCAAGAAAATCTGAATCCCGAGCCGGCCCTGAGTGCCGCGCAGCGGAGCAACCTCTTTCCCCTGACGGCCGCCGGGTATGCGTGGTGGCGTGAGCGGTCCCTGCGGGCGCTGGGCGCGGATTTCACGCTGGAACGAGAGGCGGCGCTGTTCCGGGCGCTGTGCCGCCCGCAGGCGGGTCAGGACTGGCTGGACGTGGGCACCAGCGCCGGCTTCTACGCGGGTGTGCTGGCCCGCGCG
The DNA window shown above is from Deinococcus sp. LM3 and carries:
- a CDS encoding phage holin family protein — translated: MEERKSMGGALVDVFDAGLTLVKSEINAVARKAGQIAKAKGIGAVLLLAATGPLILGLVFIILAVFYGLMRLGLGAWAAALIIALLSFAVTGALIFIGIRKLGAEVRMDEPRYRRPDDLGDRAEQTDTRPVGSAASRPATGSNTERDAHNSSGPRVEIGRDAGQYAAGENRVTREGGGTATVRIEGGETTVPVYESKPGGEPANYGSGLNKQIDGSEVGKGHRGDEHHAHDPNLQEPVVLKDAPGIPVSTAPTFRDDMKKGGQS